The Cryomorphaceae bacterium 1068 genome window below encodes:
- a CDS encoding DUF5103 domain-containing protein translates to MFYKCVFLVFLTSPFISACSASSSLQSENDPAAKSQPEYFDDKELQYTDKIYDESIRTVILHIKGSELDAPIIPLNGDEKLILRFDDLDENTREMHYSFIHCTWDWKPSDLQEMDYQKGYNSDIITDFDFSFNTVNNYANYKLEFPNDRIGLNRSGNYLIKVYANGDPKDLILTSRFMVVEPRVTIGAGIHPSNVVSDREYKQEVDIEVNLGSIQTMNPYRDIELVVMQNLRHDNAIIGVKPNFIKNEQLTYNYQGELDFDGGNEFRFFDGKSLRYRSEEVEEIRLEDDGYHIYLAPDQGKAFKQYTFENDINGKFLVKNDDMIDPHLESDYVTVHFSFPVDAMLGNGEMFVMGQLSNWRLKKTHRMTYNPDNLSYELALQLKQGYYNYTYLWKYPREAQGSSDLTDGNHSETENDYLILVYFKDQSYFSDRLIGAERANSLGR, encoded by the coding sequence ATGTTCTACAAGTGCGTCTTCCTTGTGTTTTTAACTTCTCCTTTTATCTCAGCTTGTAGTGCTTCCAGCTCTCTTCAATCAGAAAACGACCCTGCGGCTAAGTCACAACCTGAATATTTTGACGATAAAGAACTTCAGTATACAGACAAAATTTACGACGAGAGTATTCGAACCGTCATCCTTCATATCAAAGGATCGGAACTTGATGCACCAATCATCCCACTAAACGGAGATGAAAAGCTCATCTTGCGATTTGACGACTTGGATGAAAACACCCGTGAGATGCACTATTCATTCATCCATTGCACCTGGGACTGGAAACCTTCCGATCTGCAGGAAATGGACTACCAGAAAGGATACAATAGCGACATTATAACGGATTTCGACTTTTCGTTTAATACGGTAAACAACTACGCCAATTACAAACTCGAGTTTCCCAATGACAGAATTGGTTTAAACAGGAGCGGAAACTATCTGATTAAAGTGTATGCGAATGGAGACCCCAAAGATTTGATTCTCACCAGCAGATTTATGGTCGTAGAGCCGAGGGTAACCATAGGGGCCGGCATTCACCCTTCAAATGTAGTATCAGACCGTGAGTATAAACAAGAAGTGGACATTGAAGTGAATCTGGGCTCCATTCAAACCATGAATCCATATCGAGATATAGAGCTCGTGGTCATGCAAAACCTGAGGCACGACAACGCCATTATAGGTGTCAAGCCCAACTTCATTAAAAATGAGCAGCTCACATACAATTACCAAGGCGAATTGGATTTTGACGGTGGAAATGAATTCCGCTTTTTTGATGGCAAGAGTTTGCGCTACCGCAGTGAAGAGGTGGAGGAGATTAGACTGGAAGATGATGGATACCACATCTATTTGGCACCCGACCAGGGCAAAGCATTCAAACAATACACTTTTGAAAATGACATTAATGGAAAATTCTTGGTGAAAAATGATGACATGATCGATCCACACCTTGAGTCGGATTATGTCACAGTTCATTTCAGTTTTCCTGTAGATGCCATGTTGGGAAATGGAGAGATGTTTGTGATGGGACAACTTTCTAATTGGAGGTTAAAAAAGACCCATCGCATGACCTACAATCCTGATAATCTCAGTTACGAGTTGGCACTGCAGTTGAAACAGGGATATTACAATTACACCTACCTGTGGAAGTACCCAAGAGAAGCTCAGGGTTCGTCTGATCTGACAGACGGCAATCACTCCGAGACGGAGAATGACTATTTAATTTTGGTTTACTTCAAAGACCAGAGTTACTTTTCGGATCGTTTGATTGGTGCGGAAAGAGCGAATAGTTTGGGCAGGTAA
- a CDS encoding Na(+)-translocating NADH-quinone reductase subunit A, with protein sequence MSKAIKIKKGADIKLIGVADKTISAAQRSTVFALKPDDFFGTIPKLSVKEGAEVKAGSPLFYDKARERVKFTSPVSGEVVEVKRGAKRKILEVKVLADVETRYETFTPWAGGSDREALVNTMLNMGLWPFVKQRPYGVIANPTDTPRDIFVSFYNSAPLAPEASFVLESEKENVQLALDALNLLTSGEVHVGVKAGDSFFDGFTGVKKHTIQGPHPAGNVGVLIHHVSPINKGEVVWTVNGMDMALIGKSLKSGQFRAERTVALVGSEVENPHFYTTMIGAKMDSILGGKLKGDNNRIINGDPLTGDAVDAEGHLGFYNSQITVLPEGDHKKFFLTEGWLAPGFNSFSLSKAFPSWLNPGKRYRLDTNLNGEERAFVVTGELEKVFPFDIYPMQLIKSIMVNDIDAMEKLGIYEVLPEDFALCEFACTSKVNIQQVVENGLADMRKEFES encoded by the coding sequence ATGTCTAAGGCCATAAAAATAAAGAAAGGTGCGGATATTAAGTTAATCGGTGTAGCCGATAAAACTATTTCTGCTGCCCAAAGATCGACAGTTTTCGCTCTAAAACCCGATGATTTTTTTGGAACCATTCCAAAATTATCAGTGAAAGAAGGAGCCGAGGTGAAAGCTGGTTCTCCTCTGTTTTATGACAAAGCGAGAGAACGCGTAAAGTTTACCTCTCCCGTTAGCGGCGAGGTAGTGGAAGTAAAACGCGGAGCAAAACGTAAAATTTTGGAAGTAAAGGTTTTGGCTGATGTCGAAACCCGCTACGAAACTTTTACTCCCTGGGCTGGTGGTTCCGACAGGGAGGCTTTGGTAAATACCATGCTCAACATGGGGCTTTGGCCTTTTGTGAAGCAAAGACCTTATGGGGTTATTGCCAATCCTACTGATACGCCGCGCGACATTTTTGTGAGTTTTTACAACTCTGCACCTTTAGCACCCGAAGCATCTTTTGTCCTCGAAAGCGAAAAGGAAAATGTTCAACTTGCTCTTGATGCTTTGAATCTTTTGACCTCAGGCGAAGTGCATGTGGGGGTGAAAGCCGGCGATTCTTTCTTTGATGGGTTTACAGGAGTGAAGAAACACACCATTCAAGGTCCTCATCCTGCTGGTAATGTTGGGGTGCTTATACACCATGTTTCACCTATCAACAAAGGTGAAGTCGTTTGGACAGTCAACGGAATGGACATGGCACTCATAGGGAAATCACTGAAGTCCGGTCAGTTTAGGGCTGAGCGAACAGTAGCCCTTGTTGGTTCAGAAGTAGAGAATCCACATTTCTACACTACAATGATAGGAGCCAAAATGGACTCCATTTTAGGTGGAAAGCTGAAAGGAGATAACAATAGAATTATCAACGGCGATCCTCTTACAGGCGATGCAGTTGATGCTGAAGGACATTTGGGATTCTACAATTCTCAAATTACCGTATTGCCTGAAGGCGACCACAAGAAGTTTTTCTTAACGGAAGGATGGCTTGCTCCTGGCTTCAACAGTTTTAGTCTTTCTAAAGCATTTCCATCTTGGTTAAATCCGGGCAAGAGATACCGCCTCGACACTAATCTCAATGGTGAAGAGCGAGCATTTGTAGTAACGGGAGAGCTGGAAAAAGTTTTTCCTTTTGATATCTATCCAATGCAACTTATCAAGTCCATTATGGTTAATGATATTGATGCGATGGAGAAACTTGGTATATACGAAGTGCTTCCTGAAGACTTCGCTCTTTGCGAGTTTGCATGTACGTCAAAGGTCAACATTCAACAAGTTGTTGAAAATGGATTGGCCGATATGAGAAAAGAATTTGAATCTTAA
- the pruA gene encoding L-glutamate gamma-semialdehyde dehydrogenase: protein MPKGVYQIPYPSNEPIFDYAPGSDERQKLQTALDRMLNQEPVNVPMYIGNEEIFTSKNKDLTPPFDHKKKVGQANFGGKEHVKKAIDAALAARKEWANLPWEQRASIFLRAADLIAGPYRYEMNAATMVAQSKNAFQSEIDSVCELIDFLRFNAYYMEEIYSVQPNSSPGVWNRLEYRPLEGFVFCITPFNFTAIAGNLPASAAMMGNVCVWKPADSQIYSANVVMKIFKEAGLPDGVINMVTVDGPDAGEVVFEHPDFAGLHFTGSTGVFKMLWKTIGKNIDKYKTYPRIVGETGGKDFVVAHKSAEPKAVSTALTRGAFEFQGQKCSAASRAYIADNIWPEVKAGLIQDGKDMKMGAPTDFSNFVNAVIDEKAFDKIAAYIDYAKEQSDAEILTGGGYDKSDGYFIEPTVIVTTNPKFKTMVEEIFGPVLTIYVYDAEKYEETLKLVDETSEYALTGAILAKDRYAVNLATKMLENAAGNFYINDKPTGAVVGQQPFGGARGSGTNDKAGSHLNLLRWVSARTIKETLVSPTDFRYPFLG, encoded by the coding sequence ATGCCTAAAGGAGTTTATCAGATACCTTATCCATCAAACGAACCAATATTTGATTACGCACCTGGCTCGGACGAGCGTCAAAAGTTGCAAACGGCTCTGGACCGTATGCTAAACCAAGAGCCTGTGAACGTGCCAATGTACATTGGTAATGAAGAAATTTTCACGAGTAAGAATAAAGATTTGACTCCCCCTTTTGACCACAAGAAAAAAGTCGGTCAAGCAAATTTTGGTGGAAAAGAACACGTTAAAAAAGCAATAGACGCGGCTCTGGCTGCAAGAAAAGAATGGGCCAATCTTCCTTGGGAGCAGCGCGCTTCTATATTCTTAAGAGCCGCTGACCTAATTGCAGGTCCTTACAGATATGAAATGAATGCAGCTACGATGGTAGCGCAAAGTAAAAATGCATTTCAATCAGAAATCGATTCAGTTTGTGAGTTGATTGACTTTTTGCGATTCAACGCCTATTATATGGAGGAAATCTATTCGGTTCAACCGAATAGCTCTCCAGGAGTATGGAATCGTCTTGAATACCGCCCACTGGAAGGTTTTGTTTTTTGTATAACTCCCTTCAACTTCACCGCCATCGCAGGGAACTTACCTGCTTCTGCTGCAATGATGGGAAATGTTTGTGTATGGAAACCAGCCGATTCACAAATTTATAGCGCGAATGTTGTGATGAAAATCTTCAAAGAGGCGGGACTCCCGGATGGGGTGATCAATATGGTAACTGTCGATGGGCCCGATGCCGGAGAAGTTGTCTTTGAACACCCTGATTTTGCTGGGCTGCACTTCACGGGCTCTACAGGAGTTTTCAAAATGCTCTGGAAGACGATTGGTAAAAACATCGATAAATACAAAACATACCCACGTATCGTCGGTGAGACCGGTGGAAAAGATTTCGTAGTCGCTCATAAATCAGCTGAGCCAAAAGCCGTGAGCACTGCACTAACCCGAGGAGCATTTGAATTTCAAGGTCAAAAATGTTCTGCCGCATCCAGAGCATATATTGCTGACAATATCTGGCCTGAAGTAAAAGCAGGATTGATCCAAGACGGCAAAGACATGAAAATGGGAGCTCCTACTGACTTCTCGAATTTTGTAAACGCTGTAATCGACGAGAAAGCATTTGACAAAATTGCTGCATACATCGACTATGCCAAAGAGCAATCAGATGCGGAAATTCTCACAGGAGGAGGATATGATAAGAGTGATGGCTACTTCATTGAACCAACTGTTATAGTGACTACCAATCCGAAATTCAAAACCATGGTCGAAGAAATTTTCGGGCCCGTTTTGACCATTTACGTATACGATGCTGAAAAATATGAAGAAACGCTAAAGTTGGTAGATGAAACGTCTGAATATGCCTTGACAGGAGCCATTTTGGCAAAAGACAGATATGCTGTCAATCTAGCGACCAAGATGCTGGAAAATGCAGCAGGAAACTTTTATATCAACGATAAGCCAACGGGAGCTGTGGTTGGTCAACAACCTTTCGGAGGAGCGAGAGGCTCAGGAACTAATGATAAGGCAGGGTCTCACCTCAACTTACTCAGATGGGTTTCTGCTAGAACGATTAAAGAAACGTTGGTTTCTCCAACAGACTTCAGATATCCTTTTTTGGGTTAA
- a CDS encoding NADH:ubiquinone reductase (Na(+)-transporting) subunit B — MKVVENLLGKVKPIFDKGGKLEKLYPMYDALETFAFVPDHTTHKGAHIRDSIDMKRTMFLVIVALIPCLLFGIYNTGYQHFLALQQEASFMEMVVFGLWKAIPLIIVSYGVGLGVEFIFCIIKGHSIQEGFLVSGMLIPLIMPMDVPLWMVAIATAFAVLIAKEVFGGTGMNILNVALTARVFLFFAYPTMMSGNKVWVNTEGGTVVDGFTGETLLGQAISRGADFYDTAGVAYASVSDSFMASFLGFIPGSIGETSTLAILIGAAILLWTGVASWRIMLSAVIGGAVMGLIFNILGPQVSPDNLYLQVPWWHQLVMGGFMFGVVFMATDPVSAAQTYKGKVIYGFLIGILGILIRVANPAYPEGIMLAILFMNVMAPTIDHYVVQGNINKRLKRLKTA; from the coding sequence GTGAAAGTTGTTGAGAATCTATTGGGTAAGGTAAAACCCATTTTTGATAAGGGTGGAAAGCTGGAGAAGTTGTATCCGATGTATGATGCATTGGAAACGTTTGCATTTGTGCCTGATCATACCACGCACAAGGGAGCTCATATTCGAGACTCTATTGATATGAAACGAACCATGTTCTTGGTGATCGTTGCATTGATTCCCTGCCTTCTGTTCGGAATATACAATACAGGATACCAGCATTTCTTGGCGCTTCAGCAAGAAGCTTCCTTTATGGAGATGGTTGTTTTCGGACTATGGAAAGCTATTCCTCTAATAATTGTTTCGTATGGTGTAGGACTTGGTGTAGAGTTTATTTTTTGCATTATCAAAGGTCACTCTATCCAAGAAGGTTTTTTGGTTTCGGGAATGCTCATTCCTCTGATCATGCCGATGGATGTACCACTTTGGATGGTGGCGATTGCTACTGCATTTGCCGTGCTTATCGCTAAAGAAGTTTTCGGTGGAACCGGAATGAATATTCTGAATGTTGCTCTAACTGCTCGTGTATTCCTATTCTTTGCCTATCCCACCATGATGTCGGGAAATAAAGTATGGGTTAATACCGAAGGAGGAACAGTAGTGGATGGGTTTACTGGAGAGACCCTCCTTGGACAAGCGATTAGTCGCGGGGCAGATTTCTATGATACTGCAGGAGTTGCTTATGCTTCTGTTTCGGATAGTTTTATGGCCTCCTTTCTTGGTTTTATACCTGGATCAATTGGAGAAACGTCTACACTTGCCATATTAATCGGAGCAGCCATTCTTTTGTGGACAGGTGTGGCAAGTTGGAGAATTATGCTCTCTGCCGTAATCGGTGGCGCGGTCATGGGTTTGATTTTTAACATCCTCGGTCCACAGGTATCTCCTGACAATCTCTACCTTCAAGTGCCATGGTGGCATCAGTTGGTGATGGGAGGTTTCATGTTCGGAGTCGTATTTATGGCGACAGATCCTGTTTCAGCCGCACAGACGTACAAAGGGAAAGTGATTTACGGTTTCCTAATCGGGATACTCGGTATTTTGATTAGAGTAGCAAACCCGGCATACCCTGAAGGAATTATGTTGGCCATTCTATTTATGAATGTAATGGCACCAACCATCGATCATTATGTAGTCCAAGGAAACATTAATAAAAGACTCAAAAGACTTAAAACCGCTTAA
- a CDS encoding septum formation initiator family protein, with protein MPGQNAPVALHMLKRIPPILKNKYVAVLVIFVLYISFFDAHDLISQIEIKMELREISEEINFLDTDTESAKRQIQELTSDKDKLEKFAREQYRMKRENEEIFVLLQE; from the coding sequence TTGCCAGGTCAAAATGCTCCTGTAGCTTTACATATGCTAAAACGGATTCCACCTATACTCAAAAATAAGTACGTTGCAGTTTTGGTGATTTTCGTGCTCTACATCAGTTTTTTTGATGCTCATGATCTTATTTCACAAATCGAAATCAAGATGGAACTGCGAGAAATATCAGAAGAAATCAACTTTCTTGATACCGACACGGAGTCTGCAAAAAGACAGATCCAAGAACTAACTTCGGATAAGGATAAACTGGAAAAGTTTGCTCGCGAGCAGTACCGTATGAAGCGGGAAAACGAAGAGATATTTGTATTACTACAAGAATAG
- a CDS encoding triple tyrosine motif-containing protein gives MKEGLSQNTVTTMIQDDRGYVWMGTKDGLNRFDGYDFIVFRNSKGDSTALSSNSITSLFQDTEGILWVGTSFGLNRFDPKSFETRTYFHWFEDSLTISSNFIKSIGQDAEGNIWVGTDNGLNRLNDEDSSFIRYEITEGDSTSLPGKEVRDILLDDMGALWIATEGGLASYNSFSDSFKRYRYKFDDDNSLSNNNIFCLEKGDFNTVWIGTRQGLNELKTDSMTFRRYNANQPKREFLSSDIIQSLLYDNKGDLWVGTPSGLNKLFDEREKSIVYRYGENELNSLPNDYILSLLLDRSGVIWVGTQSAGVATLDREAPQFNSVTYSNLKGYEPEQNRIYGFSGSGDTSVWVATGQGINLFDIYAEESVFNLKGKNHPINRDDCTALAVKELNDSMLYVGTAEKGLWQYNVVRDELKIFEIDSEDSLSLTSNKIIKIADDQSGNLWLGSAGGGLIYFDVKTEQFESFRFDGGDPNSIRDNNVISLALDNNGLLYAGTGNAGLYILDTKSKQFIARYHVKSNDRQIPDNSINSIMVGSDGILWLGTNGEGLVRIDRDRDSVVVYNRTDGLANQVVHGITKDVFGIIWLSTNAGLTAFNEDTRTFRNYTEEVVLGKNTFLQGSFFRDGEGVIYFGGANGFDYFNSIGLRENDYSPSVSIVGYNLYTTEGSDTLQKMIYSIDDTLAINADYTGVSFTFSALSFKQPEKNQYAFRLLGVFDEWQYIGTRRYVSFSTVTPGTYTFEVIGSNNDGLWSKEPARVTLIVEASIWETAWFRIAMVFVVFAILFLINRYQIESEKARRKVLEHSVSIRTKEIAKERDTNVVLLREVHHRVKNNLQIIVSLLSLQSHYIKDKSMLDVFSEIQNRVRSMSLIHQKMYKTKNLASVNLKEYLDDLAQNLLDTYRVGQSVNLSVDISVDRFSADTLTPLGLIINEIFSNSLKYAFPNGEEGTITVALHQVAPGKFQLIIGDNGVGFPDDFEEEKDSFGSELIEALTEQLNGTLIVRDDLKGAFYQLDFEDVGSDN, from the coding sequence TTGAAAGAAGGTCTTTCGCAGAATACGGTTACCACTATGATCCAGGATGATAGAGGTTATGTCTGGATGGGGACTAAAGATGGGTTGAACCGATTTGATGGCTATGACTTCATCGTATTTCGAAATTCTAAAGGGGATAGCACAGCACTTTCCAGCAATTCCATCACGTCCTTGTTCCAGGATACCGAGGGCATACTTTGGGTTGGAACTTCTTTTGGGTTAAACCGGTTCGACCCTAAGAGCTTTGAAACTCGGACTTACTTTCACTGGTTTGAAGACTCACTGACCATTAGTAGTAATTTTATCAAGAGCATAGGTCAAGATGCTGAAGGCAATATTTGGGTAGGGACAGACAATGGGCTCAACCGGCTGAATGATGAAGACAGTTCGTTCATACGCTATGAAATAACAGAGGGAGATTCTACGAGTTTGCCAGGCAAAGAAGTGAGGGATATATTGCTAGACGACATGGGTGCGCTTTGGATTGCCACCGAGGGAGGGTTGGCATCATATAATTCTTTTTCAGATTCTTTTAAACGATATCGCTACAAATTTGACGATGATAATAGTCTGAGCAACAACAATATTTTTTGTTTAGAAAAGGGTGATTTCAATACGGTTTGGATAGGAACAAGACAAGGTTTGAACGAGTTGAAAACTGACTCAATGACTTTCCGCCGCTATAATGCTAACCAGCCCAAACGAGAATTTCTTTCCTCAGATATTATCCAGTCGTTGCTGTACGATAACAAGGGCGACCTCTGGGTAGGCACACCATCTGGATTGAACAAGCTTTTTGATGAAAGAGAGAAGTCAATAGTATATAGATACGGTGAAAATGAACTCAACTCGTTGCCCAATGATTACATATTGAGTTTATTGCTTGACCGCTCCGGAGTAATATGGGTGGGAACTCAATCGGCGGGTGTGGCTACACTCGATCGCGAGGCTCCCCAGTTCAATTCCGTTACCTACTCAAACCTTAAAGGATACGAACCTGAACAGAATAGAATCTACGGATTCTCAGGATCTGGAGACACCTCTGTATGGGTGGCAACAGGTCAAGGGATTAATCTCTTTGATATTTACGCGGAAGAAAGCGTTTTCAATTTGAAGGGAAAGAATCATCCGATTAATCGAGATGATTGCACAGCACTTGCAGTAAAAGAATTAAATGACTCGATGCTGTATGTAGGAACTGCTGAAAAGGGGCTTTGGCAATACAATGTGGTTCGTGATGAGCTCAAAATTTTCGAGATAGATTCTGAAGACTCTCTGAGTTTGACTTCTAATAAAATTATAAAAATTGCAGATGATCAATCAGGTAACCTTTGGCTTGGCTCAGCCGGAGGTGGTTTGATCTACTTTGATGTAAAAACTGAGCAGTTCGAGTCCTTCAGGTTTGATGGTGGAGACCCCAATTCTATTCGTGACAATAATGTGATCAGTCTGGCTTTGGATAATAACGGGCTTCTTTATGCAGGTACTGGCAACGCAGGTCTCTATATTCTCGATACAAAGAGCAAACAGTTTATTGCCAGATATCACGTTAAATCAAATGACCGTCAAATACCCGATAATTCCATCAATTCCATAATGGTAGGCAGTGACGGCATCTTGTGGTTAGGCACAAACGGAGAAGGATTAGTGCGCATAGATCGAGACAGAGATTCTGTGGTAGTCTACAATAGGACTGACGGTTTGGCCAATCAGGTCGTCCACGGGATTACAAAAGACGTGTTTGGCATCATTTGGCTCAGCACCAATGCAGGACTCACTGCTTTCAATGAGGATACAAGAACCTTCAGAAACTATACGGAAGAAGTTGTATTAGGAAAGAATACCTTCTTGCAAGGTAGCTTTTTCAGAGATGGCGAGGGAGTGATCTATTTTGGCGGAGCAAACGGATTTGACTATTTCAACTCAATTGGTCTGCGAGAGAATGACTATAGTCCTTCGGTTTCGATAGTCGGATATAATCTCTACACTACTGAGGGGAGCGACACACTCCAAAAGATGATTTATAGCATAGATGATACATTGGCTATAAACGCTGACTATACAGGTGTGTCATTCACATTTTCTGCACTCAGTTTCAAGCAGCCTGAAAAAAATCAGTACGCTTTCCGTTTGTTAGGTGTCTTTGATGAATGGCAATACATTGGGACCAGGCGTTATGTGAGTTTTTCTACCGTAACTCCCGGCACTTACACGTTTGAGGTTATTGGTTCCAACAATGATGGCTTGTGGAGTAAAGAGCCTGCCAGAGTGACGCTTATTGTAGAGGCTTCTATTTGGGAAACGGCATGGTTTAGAATAGCCATGGTTTTCGTGGTTTTTGCAATTCTGTTCTTGATAAACCGCTATCAGATTGAATCTGAAAAAGCCAGGAGAAAAGTATTGGAGCATTCAGTTTCTATCCGAACGAAAGAAATTGCAAAAGAGAGAGATACGAATGTGGTACTTCTCCGTGAGGTGCATCACAGGGTGAAAAACAATCTGCAGATAATTGTGAGTTTACTGAGCCTTCAGTCTCATTATATCAAAGACAAAAGCATGCTTGATGTCTTTTCTGAAATTCAGAACAGAGTTAGGTCCATGTCTTTAATTCACCAAAAGATGTATAAGACTAAAAATTTGGCATCAGTAAATTTAAAAGAGTACTTGGACGATCTGGCGCAAAACCTGCTGGATACTTATCGAGTTGGTCAGAGCGTGAATTTATCGGTTGACATTTCCGTCGATAGATTCAGTGCAGATACACTAACACCATTGGGATTAATAATCAATGAGATTTTTTCGAATTCCCTAAAATATGCATTTCCAAATGGCGAAGAAGGAACGATTACCGTTGCTCTTCATCAAGTTGCCCCCGGCAAATTTCAATTGATTATTGGTGACAACGGAGTAGGTTTTCCTGATGATTTTGAGGAAGAAAAAGACTCCTTTGGAAGCGAGCTTATTGAAGCTTTGACTGAACAGCTAAATGGAACCTTGATCGTCAGAGATGACTTAAAAGGAGCTTTTTATCAGCTCGATTTCGAAGATGTAGGCAGTGATAACTGA
- the apaG gene encoding Co2+/Mg2+ efflux protein ApaG codes for MTTALSSGIKISVKCNFEDRFSKPENGLFLFSYNIVIENLNSFSIQLMKRHWYIYDSSTKRREVEGEGVIGVQPVINPGETYSYNSSCDFTTDTGKMYGYYMMKNLETEEEFQVNIPSFMMMVPHRLN; via the coding sequence ATGACTACAGCTTTAAGTTCAGGTATTAAGATTTCAGTAAAGTGCAATTTTGAAGATCGCTTTTCGAAGCCGGAAAACGGACTTTTTCTCTTCTCTTACAATATCGTGATTGAGAATCTCAATAGCTTCTCCATTCAGTTGATGAAGAGGCATTGGTACATATACGATAGTTCAACAAAACGAAGAGAAGTGGAAGGTGAAGGAGTCATTGGCGTTCAACCGGTGATCAATCCCGGAGAGACGTACTCTTACAATTCATCTTGCGACTTCACGACTGATACCGGAAAGATGTACGGGTATTACATGATGAAGAATCTTGAGACAGAAGAAGAGTTCCAGGTGAACATTCCTTCATTCATGATGATGGTTCCGCACAGACTGAACTAA
- a CDS encoding sodium:proton exchanger: MDTNYILIFLSLVVVFSYTFDLIAKRTKVPSVIFLFGTGLGIQYGLKYLGIEIPNVSQFLPVIGTVGLVLIVLEGALELRFEKDKIALIRTTFGSAFFILIFTALILTFLFRYMTHLPFQICLVNSVPLAIISSAIAIPSVSDLSKRKKEFVIYDSSFSDILGIMFFYFAKQNETYDFTAYFNLSKDIVITLLIAVAISVIFLFLIKRITHHIKFFLILALLLLVYAIGKKFHLSSLIVVLFLGLFLNNAEIIPIKKFKELFLYEKLRNDLDQFLLLTAESAFIIRTFFFLIFGYIMDIYSLLNWSVLMNGTIAVIIIYGVRALYLKYVAKHELLPEVYIAPRGLISILLFFDIPDSMKLNSTADGLLLFVILATSLIMTFGLIRTKSDKSSEQITEEGGGEVKSESSSIVKTPNIAPSEGKA; this comes from the coding sequence TTGGATACAAATTACATTCTAATCTTTCTCAGTCTGGTCGTGGTGTTCTCTTACACCTTTGACTTGATTGCCAAAAGAACCAAGGTTCCTTCCGTTATTTTCTTGTTCGGAACAGGCTTGGGTATTCAGTATGGCCTGAAGTATTTGGGCATCGAAATACCGAATGTTTCGCAGTTCTTGCCTGTTATAGGCACGGTAGGTTTGGTGCTAATCGTTCTGGAGGGTGCTCTCGAACTCCGATTCGAGAAAGATAAGATCGCGCTCATCCGAACAACTTTTGGATCAGCCTTTTTCATATTAATTTTTACAGCCCTTATACTTACATTTCTGTTTAGGTACATGACCCATTTACCTTTTCAAATTTGTTTGGTAAACTCTGTTCCACTGGCAATTATCAGCAGTGCCATTGCCATACCTTCAGTCAGTGATCTTTCTAAGAGAAAAAAGGAATTCGTCATATATGATTCGAGTTTTTCAGACATACTCGGTATTATGTTTTTCTATTTCGCCAAACAGAATGAAACATATGACTTTACGGCTTACTTCAATCTAAGTAAAGACATTGTTATTACGCTCCTAATTGCAGTAGCGATTTCGGTAATTTTTCTTTTTCTGATTAAGCGAATCACACACCATATCAAGTTTTTCTTGATTCTTGCCTTGCTCCTACTGGTGTATGCAATTGGAAAAAAATTCCACCTTTCTTCTCTAATCGTCGTTCTCTTTTTGGGATTGTTCCTGAACAACGCTGAGATCATCCCCATTAAGAAATTTAAAGAACTATTTCTTTACGAAAAGCTGAGAAATGACTTGGATCAATTTCTACTCTTAACCGCCGAAAGTGCATTTATTATCAGAACATTCTTCTTTCTGATCTTCGGATACATCATGGATATCTATTCACTGCTCAATTGGAGTGTCTTAATGAACGGAACAATAGCTGTGATAATAATCTATGGAGTCAGAGCATTGTACCTTAAGTATGTAGCAAAACACGAGCTTCTACCGGAAGTCTATATTGCCCCCAGAGGTCTCATTAGTATCCTGTTGTTTTTTGATATTCCCGACTCCATGAAGCTCAATAGCACCGCCGACGGACTTTTACTTTTCGTGATCTTGGCTACTAGCCTTATCATGACATTCGGACTCATAAGAACCAAATCCGACAAGAGTTCGGAGCAGATAACAGAAGAAGGAGGAGGAGAAGTGAAATCTGAATCCTCTTCAATAGTCAAGACACCGAATATTGCGCCTTCAGAAGGAAAAGCCTAG